One segment of Neoarius graeffei isolate fNeoGra1 chromosome 20, fNeoGra1.pri, whole genome shotgun sequence DNA contains the following:
- the LOC132868919 gene encoding primary amine oxidase, liver isozyme-like, with protein sequence MVSQVTSSLVKCLLILLGLGSVILNIVLICLNSNRLPKCQTRSQGTVVANHTDHSLIFADLTPEEYQMVRDHMWNQKDLRISRSAFAKPSENFIFLIDLVLPKKAEALRYLDSQGPKPERQASVVVFFGENNYLKEYVVRLLPRPMIHWDVTNEKYNMASLPFTARPVTIGEYAQLLKLVFGDVFNKLKTELRESFGYDPKNPNLSVFEGMPRGVKSGDRKTWISFFRDFSGMYIHPVGFEILVCHESKNSSEWTIEKLLYNGKYFDSIESFKKGYAEGTLQKIVFKKISNYASLKPRHKPTGLGPHQYYLQGKRFSVKHNQVIYQNWKFAFGLSSLTGMRVFDVRFKGERIIYELSVQEAMSVYGSATPGMMLTKFLDTSIGIGRFAHELVRGVDCPYSATYIDVYRYIDINATQLFSNAICVFEHNMGRPLRRHFSDFFQNSYGGLTNSALYIRTITAIGNYDYIWDFIFYQSGTVEARVHATGYISSSYLVPGSLKYGHQVAENVLGNIHTHFVNFKVDLDILGVSNVFQTKDMEYEEVSLPWIPERKAKIPKLVENQLKTEQEAALRYGTKIPRYLHVASNQKNRWGHQRSYKLQVISLAGDHLPESEPEERSMSWARYKVAITKHKDTEPTCSSLYSQNNMWNPAVDFSKYIQDNDSIENEDLVAWVTVGFLHIPNAEDIPNTVTVGNGGAVLIRPHNYFDEDPSINSADGVYFNPGSEKDCEYNKMACLDKDLCSPTLEPYTYSGFENVLKFE encoded by the exons ATGGTTTCTCAAGTCACCAGCTCCCTCGTCAAGTGCCTGCTGATTCTCCTCGGCCTTGGCTCAGTGATACTGAATATTGTTTTGATATGCCTGAATTCAAACAGACTTCCAAAATGCCAGACGCGATCACAAGGAACGGTGGTGGCCAACCACACAGACCACAGCTTGATATTCGCCGATCTCACCCCTGAAGAGTATCAGATGGTCCGTGATCACATGTGGAATCAGAAGGACTTGAGGATTTCTCGCTCTGCCTTTGCAAAACCGTCAGAGAACTTCATCTTCTTGATTGACCTTGTGCTTCCAAAAAAAGCAGAAGCGCTGAGATACCTGGATTCTCAGGGACCCAAACCCGAACGCCAAGCCAGCGTTGTGGTGTTTTTCGGAGAGAATAACTACCTCAAAGAGTACGTTGTGAGACTTCTGCCTCGTCCCATGATCCATTGGGATGTCACAAATGAGAAGTACAACATGGCGAGCCTGCCTTTCACAGCTCGACCTGTGACCATTGGAGAATATGCGCAGCTTCTCAAATTGGTGTTTGGTGATGTCTTCAACAAGCTGAAGACAGAACTGAGGGAGAGCTTTGGATATGACCCAAAAAATCCAAACCTGAGTGTTTTTGAAGGGATGCCCAGAGGAGTAAAATCAGGCGATCGAAAGACATGGATATCATTTTTTCGTGATTTCAGTGGCATGTATATCCATCCAGTTGGCTTTGAAATTTTAGTCTGTCATGAAAGTAAAAACTCCTCAGAGTGGACCATTGAAAAGCTCCTGTATAATGGCAAATACTTTGACAGCATTGAGAGTTTTAAAAAAGGCTATGCAGAAGGTACTTTACAAAAGATTGTCTTTAAAAAAATCTCTAATTACGCCTCGCTGAAACCAAGACACAAACCTACAGGGCTGGGACCACATCAGTATTACCTCCAAGGCAAGCGCTTCAGCGTGAAGCACAACCAGGTCATTTATCAGAACTGGAAGTTTGCATTCGGTCTGAGCTCACTGACCGGCATGCGAGTGTTCGACGTTCGGTTCAAAGGAGAACGGATCATCTATGAGCTCAGCGTCCAGGAGGCCATGTCTGTGTATGGCTCTGCAACCCCAGGGATGATGCTCACCAAGTTTCTGGACACAAGCATTGGTATTGGCCGATTTGCCCATGAACTGGTGCGAGGCGTTGATTGTCCGTATTCAGCCACTTACATAGACGTTTACCGTTACATTGACATCAACGCCACGCAGCTTTTCAGCAACGCCATCTGTGTCTTCGAGCACAACATGGGACGTCCACTACGCCGTCACTTTTCGGATTTCTTCCAGAACAGCTATGGAGGCCTGACCAACAGCGCCCTGTACATCCGCACCATCACGGCCATTGGCAACTATGACTACATCTGGGACTTCATCTTCTACCAGAGTGGCACGGTGGAGGCCAGAGTTCACGCAACGGGTTATATATCATCCTCTTATTTAGTGCCTGGCAGTCTCAAGTACGGCCACCAGGTCGCCGAAAACGTGCTGGGAAACATTCACACGCACTTTGTTAACTTCAAGGTGGATCTGGATATTTTAG GTGTGAGCAACGTGTTCCAGACCAAAGACATGGAGTATGAGGAGGTGTCTTTGCCCTGGATTCCTGAACGCAAAGCCAAAATCCCAAAACTGGTAGAGAATCAGCTCAAGACTGAGCAGGAGGCGGCGCTTCGTTACGGCACTAAAATTCCTCGTTACCTCCATGTGGCCAGCAATCAGAAGAACCGGTGGGGCCACCAGCGCTCGTACAAGCTGCAGGTGATAAGTTTGGCTGGAGATCACCTCCCAGAGAGTGAGCCAGAGGAGAGGAGTATGTCCTGGGCACG GTATAAAGTTGCCATAACAAAGCATAAAGACACAGAACCGACCTGCAGCAGTCTGTACAGCCAGAATAACATGTGGAACCCAGCAGTCGACTTCAGCAAATACATCCAGGATAATGACAGCATTGAGAATGAG GATCTGGTTGCTTGGGTAacggtgggtttcctccacatccCTAACGCCGAGGATATCCCCAACACGGTGACGGTGGGAAACGGAGGCGCTGTACTCATCCGCCCGCATAATTACTTTGATGAAGATCCATCCATCAACTCGGCCGATGGCGTCTACTTCAATCCTGGATCAGAAAAAGACTGTGAGTACAACAAGATGGCGTGTTTAGACAAAGACCTGTGTAGCCCGACACTGGAGCCATACACATACAGCGGATTCGAGAACGTCTTAAaatttgaataa